CTGGCATAACCACTTGTGCGCACAATAATGGTATTTCCACTGCAATCTTCAATCATTCTGTTTTCAGAACTCTGATTTGCGGCATCAGCAAATGTTTGTCCCAATTCAGCATATTGAAATTGTACATTTTCTAATTTCACAAGTAATCCTTCATCTTCTAGTGTAATTTGATCAATTGTTTTTACCGCAGCATCAAAAGTATTGTCTGAAGATTGTTTGATAATTGCTTTGTCAGGATCAATAGAATCTAATTGAATCACTCCGGCATAATCTGAAAGATATGCACCTTTCAATGCAATTCTTACGCTGTCTCCTGCTCTAAAATCACATGAAGAAGTTAAACGAACATTAATACCTGCAGTATGATCTTGTACATAAAGTTGCTTATATATATTTCCGCTTGATTCATCCATAGTCACAACACCGTAAACTGAAAGTTCTTCAGTAATAGAAAGCGGACCACTTTGTGTTTCCCAATTTCGTAAACTATCAATCGTTACAATTTGTGATGCAACAATGGTATCAATTGGCGGCGTATCGGGTTCTTTTTTACATGATAAAATAATCAGTGATGATAAGAGGAGTGTATATTTTATATTTTTCATTTTTCAAAAATTTTAAAAGCGCAACGTTGCCATTACAAAATAATTCAGCCCATACATATATCCCAACTTAGGAGGAAATTTACCGATGTTCTGTGTATCATAGCGCAATTGTTCAAATCCGCCGGTGACAAAAGTTTGATTGTTGGTCAGGTTATTAATATTGACGTTGATGTTTAAAAAGTAGTTGGAAATTTTGAAAGATTTTCCGGCAAACAAACTGATTGAATATCCATTTTCCAATTTAGTTTGATCCAGAATTTCACTTACCTGCGGATCAGTTTCAACATAACCTTCCAGCGCTTCTTCAGTACGACGATCAGGATTTGGATCAAGATAGATATCTGCATAGTAATTAATATTTGCCCCGGCAAACCAATATTTTTTACCTGAATATTTTATACCAAAAGAATAAGCTGATTGTGGCATTCCACCAATTTTATAATTCTGCAAATAGATCAATCTTCCTTCTGCTAAAACTTCTGATGAATTGTCCACCGTAATAGTTGCCGTTGGGCGTGAATTGTATAAATGTTGACCGTAAGCAGCAACAGCGTTAACAGAAAATCCTCCCCAAATATTGGCGTCAATACCAAATTCAATTCCCTGATCCAGATAATTTACACCCTGCATGTGATAGTTTACCATAGCATTAAATTCATCATGATAAAATTGTTTAAGCAGAATAGCATTTTTGCGCTCAGTATAATAATACGTCAAGCGCATTTTCAATTTAGGATAGCGCAAAATATAACTCACATCACCGGTATAAATAGTTTCATTTTCAAGATTGCCTGCAACAAAATCACGGGTGCGCGGTGATATGTAGGCATTGCGTGAGGTAGGTGCCTGTGTGAGGTATGCGCCGTTTACGGTAATAAATTGACGCCCGCTTATTTTGTATACTGCACCTGCTTTCACTGCGTAGTTAAAAAAGTCATGGGTCTCTGATTTTCCAAATGAGTTATCAGGGAATCGTCCGGTTTGATATAATCCATCACGCCAAAATAATTTTTCAGACAATTCAATTGCACCATAGAAATCAATTTTATTCGTTGTGTATTCTGCCTGTGCAAAAAGTTCAGTTTTTAAATTCCAGATATAATAATTGTACCCAAAAACATCCCCTACTTCAACTAGTTTGTTTTGATTTTGCAAATCATTTTGTGAGGCTGTTGGATCAACAAAATCTTGTTCGGCAAATTGATCAACATCCAGCCAAAAATCTGCTCCCATCAAATCTTCAATAGTTTTGAAATAATGGTTGCGTTGAGTTTGCAAGAACAAACCTGTGGTGATAGATAATTTATCCATGGTGCGGTTATAAGTAGAACCAAAACCACCACACAACTGGTTGTTCCATTGATTTTCTACAATATATTTTGCACGGTTCCCTTCAACGGTATTTCCACTTGTTCCATTTGCATTTTCAACCGTGTATAAATTTTTTGAATTCGCAAAATAGAGTTGATCCCAGTCCACTTGTCTGCCATCAACAGTTTGCCAATTATTATACATGCTCAATTCATTAATGCTATCACCGGTTGCAGCGTAATAAGATGGGAGATATTTATAGTAATCAGGGCGCGGGTCTTTATCATCATTCCAGTTCAACGCAGTTTGTCCAGATTTTCCAAATGTTCCGTAAACAGAAGTTGACAATTTTGAATTGTTGTCAATTTTCCAATCATGTGTAAAAATAAAAACCGGCATGTGAGTATTTTGCACGCGTGAATTTCTTTTAATGCGTGTTCCGTCTGCCAATGTTTGATATCCCCAATAAGAATTATAATAGATATCACCAGACAAATCATAGGTCTCTTGTGTTGAGATAGATTGTTTTCCTTGTCGGGTTGGTGCACCTAAAATAGAGAATGATAGCGTGTGATTATCATTTATTTTTTTCTCAGCAGCGGCAAAATAACTGAAGGCCTCGTAAAATGTTCCTTCAATATATCCTTCATAAGCATAACGACCAGAAAGAGAAAGAGCAAATGTCCAACCATTCTTCAACTCTCCGGTTCCATACGTGTACATTAACCGATGTCTGTACGCACGATTAGTTACCGCATAAGATAATCGTGATCCGGCGCGAATATTGGATGCACGCAAATTTACATTGGTATATCCTCCAATGCCTCCAAAATGATAAGGATTGCTTGTTAACCAATTTTTGGTTTCTGAATAACGGGTTACATCATTTAATCCGCCCCACAAATACCATTCGCCCCAACCGCTCTCAGGGTCATTGATTGGCATTCCGTTGATCAGAATTGCGGTTTGATCCGAATTGTATCCGCGAATTTTAAAACGTGCCGCACTGAAATTAAATCCTGCTGCTGATGCAAAAACATCACGCGATGATTGCAATAAACCACTGGTGTTTTGGTCACCGCCGTTATTATCCAATTCTTCTAATGAAGTAACAAAAACGGCTTCGTTTGGATTTAAGGTATCGTCCTTCGGTTCGTTTTCATTTGTTGTTTGCGCGTAAATGCCTGTTGACAGAATTATTGCGCCTGCCAGAAAATATTTTTGCATGTAAAATTTCAAGGTGTATTTTTAGTCTAAAGTTTTTTCAAAAAAAAACCTGCCAAAACTACGTATTTTAGCTGGCGCATCACTTAAAGAAAATGAGATTTGTGGAAAACTTGATTTTTTGTTAACATTGTCATGATTCGTGAAGGGCACAGGCTTTGATATTTCTCTCTACATTTGGCATCCAATCATCTTGAAACACGGTATTTGCATGAACATACAGCACATTAAATCAATTTTTACTCCGCTTGTTTTTTTCTTAACGACAAGCGCTATTTTTTCTCAAGAATCTGCGCAATACAAAATTGCTTGCATTGGTTTTTACAATTTGGAAAATTTATTTGACACCGTTGACGACCCTAAAACCAATGATGCTGATTTTTTACCTGACGGAAGTTATGTTTGGGATTCTACAAAATACGCCAATAAATTACTCAACATGTCCACCGTAATTGCAGATTTGGGAACCGATATCACCCCGGATGGAGTTGCTGTGCTTGGTGTATCTGAAATTGAAAACAGAAAAGTACTTGAAGATTTGGTTGCTATGCCGTTAATCAAAGACCGCAAATACCAAATTGTTCATTACGATTCACCAGACAGAAGAGGGATTGATGTGGGATTATTATACCAGGAAAAATATTTCAAGCTTCAAAACTCCGTCTCATACAAACTTACTTTTCCGTGGGATACCAGTTATTATACCAGAGACCAGTTGGTAGTAACCGGCAATATGGATGGTGAAGATGTGAGCATCATTGTTGGGCATTGGCCTTCACGCCGTGGTGGACAACAAGCATCAGAACAAAACAGAATTGAAGCAGCAAAATTAGGTAGACGCATCATTGATTCTTTGCTCACCATAAATCCATCTGCTAAAATTATTCTGATGGGTGATTTGAATGATGACCCCGTGAATGTAAGTGTGACAGAATATATAAGAGCCAAAGGAAAAATGAATAAAATGGAAACCGGTGATATGTTCAATGTCATGTACGCACACTACAAATCAGGCAACGGCACCTTGGCGTGGAATGATGCATGGAATCTATTTGATCAGATGATAATAAGCGAAGGTTTACTTGAAAAAAATACCACCACTTACTCATTCTATAAATCATACGTGTATAACAAAGAATACATCAAACAACAAGATGGAAATTATGCCGGATACCCAAAACGCACCCATGCCGGAGGCGTTTATCTCAACGGATATTCTGATCACTTTCCTGTTTATATGATTCTAAAAAAACCGGTTCAGTAAGTTGAAATGAATAAATTTAAGTACGCACAATTTATTCTGCCCCTATTCATAGGCTTGCTGATTTCAGCTTGCGGTGCTTCTACCTTATCCTACTACGAATCATCAGGAGAAAAAATTTCAGAACAGCAAAATTCTCCGCGCATTGATTCCATGGTTCAGCCATATAAAGTTGAAATGGAAAAGATGATGAATGAAGTGATAGGATTTACTGATTCAGCGCTTACATCTTTTAAACCTGAAAGTCCGCTCAGTAATTTTATTGCAGACGTGATTTTTGAAACCGGCTATCAGTTTGCACAAAACAACAAAATTGCCCAAACTGAATCTGACTTTTTTTGCCTTCTGAATTTTGGCGGAATACGCACTTCATTAAATCAAGGAAATATTACCCGTGGCGATATTTTTGAAATTATGCCATTTGATAATACCCTTGTTATTGTAGAAATAAAAACAGAAAAAATGACTGACCTCAT
This genomic stretch from Crocinitomicaceae bacterium harbors:
- a CDS encoding 5'-nucleotidase C-terminal domain-containing protein, producing MNKFKYAQFILPLFIGLLISACGASTLSYYESSGEKISEQQNSPRIDSMVQPYKVEMEKMMNEVIGFTDSALTSFKPESPLSNFIADVIFETGYQFAQNNKIAQTESDFFCLLNFGGIRTSLNQGNITRGDIFEIMPFDNTLVIVEIKTEKMTDLMMYLDTMMGQPVSHIHFFLSDTLRTFEFQNESEKIQAIRQSSYYVITSDYLANGGDKMNFLTEPIHRWDTGILVRDALINWIEKNKTIPYLIEEGRMEIE
- a CDS encoding TonB-dependent receptor plug domain-containing protein codes for the protein MQKYFLAGAIILSTGIYAQTTNENEPKDDTLNPNEAVFVTSLEELDNNGGDQNTSGLLQSSRDVFASAAGFNFSAARFKIRGYNSDQTAILINGMPINDPESGWGEWYLWGGLNDVTRYSETKNWLTSNPYHFGGIGGYTNVNLRASNIRAGSRLSYAVTNRAYRHRLMYTYGTGELKNGWTFALSLSGRYAYEGYIEGTFYEAFSYFAAAEKKINDNHTLSFSILGAPTRQGKQSISTQETYDLSGDIYYNSYWGYQTLADGTRIKRNSRVQNTHMPVFIFTHDWKIDNNSKLSTSVYGTFGKSGQTALNWNDDKDPRPDYYKYLPSYYAATGDSINELSMYNNWQTVDGRQVDWDQLYFANSKNLYTVENANGTSGNTVEGNRAKYIVENQWNNQLCGGFGSTYNRTMDKLSITTGLFLQTQRNHYFKTIEDLMGADFWLDVDQFAEQDFVDPTASQNDLQNQNKLVEVGDVFGYNYYIWNLKTELFAQAEYTTNKIDFYGAIELSEKLFWRDGLYQTGRFPDNSFGKSETHDFFNYAVKAGAVYKISGRQFITVNGAYLTQAPTSRNAYISPRTRDFVAGNLENETIYTGDVSYILRYPKLKMRLTYYYTERKNAILLKQFYHDEFNAMVNYHMQGVNYLDQGIEFGIDANIWGGFSVNAVAAYGQHLYNSRPTATITVDNSSEVLAEGRLIYLQNYKIGGMPQSAYSFGIKYSGKKYWFAGANINYYADIYLDPNPDRRTEEALEGYVETDPQVSEILDQTKLENGYSISLFAGKSFKISNYFLNINVNINNLTNNQTFVTGGFEQLRYDTQNIGKFPPKLGYMYGLNYFVMATLRF